Proteins encoded in a region of the Sterolibacterium denitrificans genome:
- the bzdO gene encoding benzoyl-CoA reductase, bzd-type, subunit O, whose amino-acid sequence MSGTAAKALHPTEPLQCWPKAKALREQYYRDYAEAKTRGGIRWAGSAWTLDALPSALGRDVYPLTGEPYAASIAHDRNFNLAAQNAVEAAGFARDLCSYMRSYWGSIYLNRYLDGQPFPKPDFNFQTTICCSHAKWYQHAAELEGTPVRFIDVSVGPYGELTAARLQYVVDQALDSIPWLEQVSGRRFDDALFIEAVQNEMRSTALWAEICCLNRARPAPLDEKTMFSLYVMATLHKSSRWCADFYQELRDEVADRVARGIAAVPQERCRLISDTQPPWAFLKLYRYLEEFGAVSVGSLYTFGLEGIWEDKPDGTWGPRTTPMALGLPMNTREEVMRLYCDWNLSKPQWQHFYDPRLKTAMMQRIVREWQVDGVILHLNRGCEGLSLGIMENRLGLVQAGIPVMTYEGNMGDEREFDYERTRNRIDAFMEMLGRKHEFVATAGDA is encoded by the coding sequence ATGTCCGGCACGGCGGCAAAAGCACTGCATCCCACCGAACCCCTGCAATGCTGGCCCAAGGCCAAGGCGCTGCGCGAACAGTATTACCGCGACTATGCCGAGGCCAAGACGCGCGGCGGCATCCGCTGGGCGGGTTCAGCATGGACCCTGGATGCGCTGCCCAGCGCCCTGGGGCGCGATGTGTATCCGCTCACCGGCGAGCCGTATGCGGCATCCATCGCCCATGACCGCAACTTCAACCTGGCCGCGCAGAACGCCGTCGAGGCGGCGGGTTTCGCCCGTGACCTGTGTTCCTACATGCGCAGCTACTGGGGTTCGATCTACCTGAACCGCTATCTCGATGGCCAGCCTTTTCCCAAGCCGGATTTCAACTTCCAGACCACCATCTGCTGCTCGCACGCCAAGTGGTATCAGCATGCCGCCGAACTGGAAGGCACGCCGGTGCGCTTCATCGACGTTTCGGTCGGGCCTTACGGGGAACTGACGGCAGCGCGGCTGCAATACGTCGTCGATCAGGCGCTGGACTCCATTCCCTGGCTGGAGCAGGTGAGTGGCCGGCGCTTCGACGATGCGCTGTTCATCGAAGCCGTGCAGAACGAAATGCGCTCGACGGCGCTGTGGGCGGAAATCTGCTGCCTGAATCGCGCCAGGCCGGCGCCGCTGGACGAGAAAACCATGTTCTCGCTCTACGTCATGGCGACCCTGCACAAGTCCTCGCGCTGGTGCGCCGATTTCTATCAGGAACTGCGCGACGAAGTGGCCGACCGCGTGGCGCGCGGCATCGCCGCCGTGCCGCAGGAGCGCTGCCGGCTGATTTCCGACACCCAGCCGCCCTGGGCCTTCCTCAAGCTGTATCGCTATCTGGAGGAATTCGGCGCGGTTTCGGTCGGCTCGCTGTACACCTTCGGTCTGGAAGGCATCTGGGAAGACAAGCCCGATGGCACCTGGGGGCCGCGCACCACGCCGATGGCGCTGGGCCTGCCGATGAACACGCGCGAGGAAGTCATGCGCCTGTATTGCGACTGGAACCTGTCGAAACCGCAATGGCAGCATTTCTACGATCCCCGCCTGAAGACCGCGATGATGCAGCGCATCGTCCGCGAATGGCAGGTCGATGGCGTGATCCTGCATCTGAATCGCGGCTGCGAAGGACTCTCCCTGGGCATCATGGAAAACCGCCTGGGGCTGGTTCAGGCGGGTATCCCGGTGATGACCTACGAAGGCAACATGGGCGATGAGCGCGAATTTGATTACGAGCGCACCAGGAATCGCATCGATGCCTTCATGGAAATGCTCGGCCGGAAACATGAGTTTGTTGCCACGGCGGGGGACGCATGA
- a CDS encoding N5-glutamine methyltransferase family protein, with translation MNQIQPEASACITWEEAGTPHRLRWRSLAGVPAPRRVVLADDRMPADTAYRLACEGTALLWRGDYQNARQLLSAMARRLDRGARKPARAGRKDEVASLPMRERFHRYRLAQAQRARILGMLLLPFEADHRLSLRRAPDVRQASIEAAGADDRPYAASLRELLGIIGAHEWRKKGVEIAVPGSGIDTGSRIHIHPHYAVFSPVRGEYVDLVAQAPLPVALSASSLAFDIGTGTGVLAAVLARRGVERVVATDSDPRALACARENIDNLQLAGRVAVVAADLFPPAEAGAALIVCNPPWLPGRPASPLEHAVYDEGSRMLLGFLRGLAARLLPGGEGWLILSDLAEHLGLRSRDELLAAIAGAGLRVVERHDMRPRHRRVADASDPLHAARSAEITSLWRLAVA, from the coding sequence ATGAATCAGATACAGCCTGAGGCGTCCGCCTGCATCACCTGGGAAGAGGCGGGGACGCCGCACCGCCTGCGCTGGCGTTCGCTGGCCGGCGTGCCCGCGCCGCGCCGCGTGGTGCTTGCCGACGACCGCATGCCGGCGGATACCGCCTACAGACTGGCCTGCGAGGGAACGGCGCTGCTCTGGCGCGGCGATTACCAGAATGCCCGCCAACTGTTGAGCGCCATGGCGCGGCGTCTGGATCGCGGCGCGCGCAAACCAGCCAGGGCCGGCAGAAAAGATGAGGTCGCTTCCTTGCCCATGCGCGAGCGGTTTCATCGCTACCGGCTCGCTCAGGCGCAGCGGGCGCGCATCCTGGGCATGCTGTTGCTGCCGTTCGAGGCGGATCATCGCCTCTCCCTGCGCCGCGCGCCGGATGTCCGCCAGGCCAGCATCGAGGCCGCCGGCGCGGACGATCGGCCCTACGCCGCCTCGCTGCGCGAGCTGCTGGGCATCATCGGCGCCCACGAGTGGCGCAAGAAGGGCGTCGAGATTGCCGTGCCGGGGAGCGGCATCGACACCGGCAGCCGCATCCATATTCATCCGCATTACGCGGTGTTTTCGCCGGTGCGTGGCGAATACGTCGATCTGGTGGCGCAGGCGCCGTTGCCGGTAGCGCTGTCGGCAAGCTCGCTGGCCTTCGATATCGGCACCGGCACCGGCGTGCTGGCGGCCGTGCTCGCCCGGCGCGGCGTCGAGCGGGTCGTCGCCACGGACAGCGATCCGCGCGCCCTGGCCTGCGCGCGCGAGAACATCGACAACCTGCAACTGGCCGGTCGGGTCGCGGTCGTCGCGGCCGATCTGTTTCCGCCGGCAGAAGCGGGCGCCGCCCTGATCGTCTGCAATCCGCCGTGGCTGCCGGGGCGTCCCGCCTCGCCGCTGGAGCATGCGGTGTATGACGAGGGCAGCCGCATGCTGCTGGGCTTTCTGCGCGGATTGGCGGCGCGGCTGCTGCCGGGGGGCGAGGGCTGGCTGATCCTTTCCGACCTGGCCGAACACCTCGGTCTGCGCAGTCGCGACGAATTGCTGGCAGCCATCGCCGGGGCCGGGTTGCGGGTCGTCGAGCGCCATGACATGCGTCCGCGTCACCGTCGGGTCGCGGATGCCAGCGACCCACTGCATGCGGCGCGCAGTGCCGAGATCACTTCATTGTGGCGTCTGGCGGTTGCCTGA
- a CDS encoding acyl-CoA dehydratase activase, with the protein MIAAGIDMGARSIKLVLLEKDDGAAAPRLLGQHSMFPAALDMDAAAERAYVELLQPLALTPRDVGCIVATGVARRQVPFADREITEVASGGRGAADLCVDVRTVIDVGAEEARAIRLDEAGRVADFAGNEKCAAGAGAFAESMARALQLTLSEFGAASLRSTQSIPMNAQCTVFAESEVVSLIHAATPVDDIARAVLDAVASRICAMARRVGIRQEVLLIGGMAHNPGFVQALERALEVPSIRLPQQSQSQPQLQLEPEYVCALGAALSAFDEV; encoded by the coding sequence ATGATCGCCGCCGGCATCGACATGGGCGCGCGCAGCATCAAGCTGGTGCTGCTGGAAAAGGATGACGGTGCCGCCGCGCCGCGCCTGCTGGGCCAGCATTCGATGTTTCCCGCCGCGCTGGACATGGATGCCGCCGCCGAGCGGGCCTATGTCGAACTGCTGCAGCCGCTGGCCCTGACTCCGCGCGATGTCGGCTGCATCGTCGCCACCGGCGTGGCGCGGCGTCAGGTGCCGTTCGCCGATCGCGAGATCACCGAAGTCGCCTCCGGCGGTCGCGGCGCGGCCGACTTGTGTGTTGATGTGCGCACGGTGATCGATGTCGGCGCCGAGGAAGCGCGGGCGATCCGTCTCGATGAAGCCGGCCGGGTGGCCGACTTCGCCGGCAACGAGAAGTGCGCGGCAGGCGCCGGCGCCTTTGCCGAATCCATGGCGCGCGCCCTGCAACTGACGCTGAGCGAGTTTGGCGCGGCCAGCCTGCGTTCCACGCAAAGCATTCCGATGAATGCCCAGTGCACGGTGTTCGCCGAATCCGAAGTGGTCTCCCTGATCCACGCCGCCACGCCGGTCGATGACATCGCCCGCGCCGTGCTCGATGCCGTGGCCAGCCGGATCTGCGCCATGGCGCGGCGCGTCGGCATCCGGCAGGAGGTGCTGCTGATCGGCGGCATGGCGCATAACCCCGGTTTCGTGCAGGCGCTGGAACGGGCGCTGGAAGTTCCTTCGATCAGGCTGCCGCAGCAGAGTCAGTCACAGCCACAGTTGCAGTTGGAACCGGAATACGTCTGCGCCCTGGGCGCGGCCCTGAGCGCTTTCGACGAGGTTTGA